The window TCGGCCTTTTTCAAACTGGCAGCGGTGCTGCCCGCAGGAGAGAATCATGGACGTTACCGTGCTTCTGGTGGATGCCTTCACCGACAAAGTGGGTAAGGGAAACCGCGCAGGCGTGGTGCTGGATGCCGAAAAGCTGAGTCCGGCGCAGATGCAGGCCATTGCCGCCTATGTGAATGTTTCCGAGACGGCTTTTCTGCTGCCGCCGCCTGCCGCGGATTCGGTCAAGGGGGGCATTCCCTTTGATTTCGGCGGGATGTTCATGCCGGATGCCGCAGATATGCTGGTGCGCTTCTTCACACCGACGGTGGAGGTTCCCGTCTGCGGGCATGCCACCATTGCCACCCACTATGCCCTTGCCAAGGCAAAGGGCATCCGCGAGGCAAACCATGCCATGGAAACCGGTGCGGGGCGTATGCCCGTGCTGGTAGGACCCGATGCGCACGGGGATCCCGAGGTGACCATGACGCAGGGGGAGCCCCGTCTGGGCAGGGAGGTGGATGCTGTGGATAGGGCTGCCATTGCCGCCACGTTGGGCATTCAGGTGGGGATGATACGTACCGATATTCCCACGCAGTATGTTTCTACCGGCTCAGAGGTTATCATCATGCCGCTGCGGGAAGCTCAGGTGTTGCACGACATGCGCCCGGATTTCAAGGCGCTGGCGGCATTGGCTCCTCGTCTGGGCTGCGCTTCGCTGTACGTGTTCGTCGAAGCCGCAGAGGATTGTCCGTATCGCATAGACGGCCGCATGTTCTGCCCTGCCGAGGGCATTAACGAGGATCCGGTCACGGGCATGGCCAACGGGCCTGCGGGCGTGTACCTTGCGACCCACGGCATGCTGCCGGACGAAGAGACTGTGACCTTTTTGGCCCGTCAGGGCTTTGCCATGGGCAAGGAAGGTTTTGTGGATGTGACCGTGTACCGCTTCGGCGGGGCCGTGGTGGCAGTGCAGATCGCAGGCAAGGCCGTGCTTGCGGGTGAGCTACGTCTGCGCGTGAGCGATGAGGGTACCGTTTCGCCGTTGCCCTGATGTCCGGGGTCTTCGGCGTCCGTCCTGCTATTTGGTCAGGAATCAGGGCTTTTGCAGGGTGATGGCACTGGAAAGTGTGCTGTCACCCTTTCTGTTGCTCACCTGCAGGGCTATGGCTGCCATGTGTGTGACAGACGGATAGACGTCGGAAGATGCAGCGCAGTCCGCTGTCATCCGGC is drawn from Desulfovibrio mangrovi and contains these coding sequences:
- a CDS encoding PhzF family phenazine biosynthesis isomerase, whose amino-acid sequence is MDVTVLLVDAFTDKVGKGNRAGVVLDAEKLSPAQMQAIAAYVNVSETAFLLPPPAADSVKGGIPFDFGGMFMPDAADMLVRFFTPTVEVPVCGHATIATHYALAKAKGIREANHAMETGAGRMPVLVGPDAHGDPEVTMTQGEPRLGREVDAVDRAAIAATLGIQVGMIRTDIPTQYVSTGSEVIIMPLREAQVLHDMRPDFKALAALAPRLGCASLYVFVEAAEDCPYRIDGRMFCPAEGINEDPVTGMANGPAGVYLATHGMLPDEETVTFLARQGFAMGKEGFVDVTVYRFGGAVVAVQIAGKAVLAGELRLRVSDEGTVSPLP